The proteins below are encoded in one region of Hordeum vulgare subsp. vulgare chromosome 3H, MorexV3_pseudomolecules_assembly, whole genome shotgun sequence:
- the LOC123444294 gene encoding protein SODIUM POTASSIUM ROOT DEFECTIVE 2-like gives MGRKLGLDRVLDCFSLAVCANACVCIQAVEDEDEENEGKALVSAQLDELLKLKDLGGGAKTLAFHLEPKTVELRVSMHCYGCARKVQKHISKMEGVSSFEVDLENKKVVVTGDVTPYEVLASVSKVMKFAELLVAPKSPPPSR, from the exons ATGGGGAGGAAGCTGGGGCTGGACAGGGTGCTGGACTGCTTCTCGCTCGCCGTGTGCGCCAACGCCTGTGTCTGCATACAAGCCGTtgaagacgaggacgaggagaacGAGGGGAAGGCCCTGGTGAGCGCTCAGCTGGACGAGCTGCTCAAGCTCAAGGACTTGGGCGGCGGGGCCAAGACCCTTGCTTTCCATCTGGAGCCAAAG ACAGTGGAGCTGAGGGTGTCCATGCACTGCTATGGATGCGCGAGGAAAGTCCAGAAGCACATCTCCAAGATGGAAG GTGTGTCATCGTTTGAGGTGGATTTGGAGAACAAGAAGGTGGTCGTGACGGGGGACGTGACGCCCTATGAGGTGCTGGCGAGCGTCTCCAAGGTGATGAAGTTTGCGGAGCTGTTGGTGGCACCCAAGTCCCCGCCTCCGAGTAGatag